The Mesobacillus jeotgali genome window below encodes:
- a CDS encoding ABC-F family ATP-binding cassette domain-containing protein — MSLLNVENLSHTFGDRILFKDVSFRLLAEDHVGLVGANGVGKSTLMNIITGQLIHDSGKVEWTPGVEYGYLDQHTVLTPGKTIRDALRDAFLPLFKKEEELNEVTAKMADATPEELEKLLEQMAEIQDALDAGGFYSLDIEVEEAARGLGLDAIGIDRDVSALSGGQRTKVLLAKLLLEKPKVLLLDEPTNYLDVEHIQWLSRYLKEYPYAFILISHDTEFMNQVSNVIFQLEFSKLTRYTATYEKFLELAEINKNQHINAYEKQQEFIKKQEDFIAKNKARYSTTGRAKSRQKQLDRMERIDRPETAVKPTFEFKESRASSRYVFEGTDFEIGYTHPLLPKLSVTIERGEKIAIVGMNGVGKSTLLKTMLGKIPPLSGKIERGDFLFPSYFEQEVKAGSITPIEDVWSEFPGMDQHQVRAALARGGLKNEHISRPLNQLSGGEQAKVRLTKLLMHESNWLLFDEPTNHLDITAKAELKRALKAYKGTIVLVSHEPDFYEDWVTKVWNVEEWAENSK, encoded by the coding sequence ATGAGTCTATTGAATGTAGAAAATTTAAGCCACACGTTTGGGGACCGCATCCTTTTTAAGGATGTTTCCTTTCGTTTGCTGGCTGAAGACCACGTAGGTCTTGTTGGCGCGAACGGTGTCGGAAAGTCGACATTGATGAATATCATTACCGGACAGTTGATCCACGATTCCGGTAAGGTTGAATGGACTCCTGGCGTTGAATACGGATATTTAGATCAGCATACCGTGCTGACACCAGGAAAAACAATTCGCGATGCTTTGCGCGATGCCTTCCTTCCGCTGTTCAAAAAAGAAGAAGAGCTGAATGAAGTAACAGCAAAAATGGCGGATGCAACACCAGAAGAGCTGGAAAAGCTTCTTGAACAAATGGCGGAGATACAGGATGCCCTTGATGCAGGCGGATTCTATTCCCTTGATATCGAAGTAGAAGAAGCGGCACGCGGGCTTGGACTTGATGCGATTGGGATCGACCGTGATGTTTCAGCCTTGAGCGGCGGGCAGCGAACGAAGGTCTTGCTTGCTAAGTTATTGTTGGAGAAACCAAAAGTGCTTCTTCTGGATGAGCCTACAAACTACCTTGATGTCGAGCATATCCAGTGGCTGTCCCGATACCTGAAGGAATACCCATATGCTTTTATCCTGATTTCTCACGACACTGAATTCATGAACCAGGTTTCGAATGTCATTTTCCAGCTGGAATTTTCAAAGCTTACCCGCTATACTGCTACCTATGAAAAATTCCTGGAATTAGCTGAGATCAATAAAAATCAGCATATTAACGCATATGAAAAACAGCAGGAATTCATCAAGAAACAAGAAGATTTCATAGCAAAAAATAAAGCACGCTATTCGACAACAGGCCGTGCAAAGAGCCGCCAAAAGCAGCTTGATCGTATGGAGAGGATCGACAGACCTGAAACAGCTGTCAAACCTACCTTTGAATTCAAGGAATCACGAGCAAGCAGCCGCTATGTTTTTGAAGGAACTGACTTTGAAATCGGTTATACTCATCCTCTTCTTCCGAAATTGTCCGTTACGATCGAGCGCGGCGAAAAGATTGCGATTGTCGGAATGAACGGTGTTGGTAAATCGACCTTATTGAAGACCATGCTCGGAAAGATCCCTCCATTGAGCGGCAAAATCGAGCGTGGAGACTTCCTCTTCCCTTCCTACTTTGAGCAGGAGGTTAAAGCAGGAAGCATCACTCCAATCGAAGATGTATGGAGCGAATTCCCAGGAATGGATCAACATCAAGTCCGTGCCGCTTTGGCCCGTGGCGGTCTGAAGAATGAACATATATCTCGACCGTTGAATCAGCTCAGCGGTGGTGAGCAGGCAAAGGTCCGCCTGACAAAATTGCTTATGCATGAGAGCAACTGGCTTCTCTTCGATGAACCGACCAACCATCTTGACATTACAGCCAAGGCTGAATTAAAGCGAGCTTTAAAAGCCTATAAAGGGACGATTGTCCTTGTAAGCCACGAACCTGATTTCTACGAAGATTGGGTAACAAAAGTCTGGAATGTAGAAGAATGGGCAGAAAACTCAAAATAG
- a CDS encoding L-threonine 3-dehydrogenase, which yields MKKILITGALGQIGSELTVKLRDIYGQDNVIATDIRKTDSEAAVNGPFEILDVMDANKMVELAKKYEVDTIMHMAALLSATAETKPVFAWNLNMGGLMNALETARELNLQFFTPSSIGAFGPNTPKDNTPQDTIQRPTTMYGVNKVAGELLADYYFHRFGVDTRGVRFPGLISYVTPPGGGTTDYAVEIYYEAIKNGKYSSYIDKGTYMDMMYMPDALAAIIDLMEADSSKLIHRNAFNVTAMSFDPEELTAEIKKHIPGFEISYNVDPVRQAIADSWPNSIDASAAAEEWGFKAKYDLSSMTADMLEKLKTKL from the coding sequence ATGAAGAAAATCTTGATAACTGGCGCGCTTGGCCAGATTGGATCTGAATTAACAGTTAAACTACGTGATATTTATGGGCAGGATAATGTCATTGCGACAGACATCAGGAAAACTGATTCAGAAGCAGCTGTCAACGGTCCTTTTGAAATCCTTGATGTCATGGATGCAAACAAAATGGTCGAGCTCGCCAAAAAATATGAAGTCGATACGATCATGCATATGGCAGCATTATTATCTGCCACGGCTGAAACGAAACCGGTATTTGCATGGAACTTGAATATGGGAGGCTTGATGAATGCTCTTGAAACTGCAAGAGAGCTTAATTTGCAGTTTTTCACGCCAAGTTCCATCGGGGCATTCGGGCCGAATACGCCAAAAGACAATACGCCTCAGGACACGATCCAGCGTCCGACCACCATGTATGGCGTCAACAAGGTTGCCGGTGAACTTCTAGCAGATTATTATTTCCACCGTTTTGGCGTTGACACAAGGGGAGTAAGATTCCCTGGGTTGATTTCATATGTTACCCCTCCAGGAGGCGGTACAACGGATTATGCAGTTGAAATCTACTATGAAGCCATCAAAAATGGAAAATACAGTTCATATATTGATAAAGGTACTTATATGGACATGATGTATATGCCAGATGCGCTCGCAGCAATTATCGATCTGATGGAAGCCGATTCGTCGAAGCTAATTCACAGAAATGCTTTCAATGTAACGGCGATGAGCTTTGATCCTGAGGAGCTGACTGCTGAAATCAAGAAGCATATTCCTGGTTTTGAGATTTCATACAATGTGGATCCTGTACGTCAGGCAATCGCTGATAGCTGGCCTAACTCCATAGATGCTTCTGCAGCGGCTGAAGAGTGGGGATTCAAGGCGAAATATGATCTCTCCAGCATGACTGCTGACATGCTGGAAAAGTTGAAAACAAAGCTATAG
- a CDS encoding putative selenate ABC transporter substrate-binding protein, with translation MKKMITFISLLIILTLAACSDSGSDKGQKNKKTETIKIGAIPDQNAADLNRSMEDFAKDLEKRTGLNVEYVPSVDYSALVTAFERGEIQLAWFGGLTGVQARNLVPEAEAFAQRPIDEKFKSVFIAHTDVEVEGLEGIKGKSFTFGSESSTSGHLMPRYFMMEAGIDPDQDLDGKPNYSGSHDKTYKLVESGAYQTGALNISVWEAAVKEGKVDESKVKVIYTTPEYYDYNWTLNKMDDETKAKLKEAILSMTSEDNEIMELLQTDKFIETKNENYEAIEKVAKQLKIIK, from the coding sequence ATGAAAAAAATGATTACATTCATAAGCTTATTGATAATTCTTACCCTTGCGGCTTGTTCTGACAGTGGATCAGATAAAGGACAAAAAAACAAAAAAACAGAAACAATTAAAATCGGTGCGATTCCTGACCAGAATGCTGCCGACTTGAACAGGAGCATGGAGGACTTTGCGAAGGACTTGGAAAAGCGGACCGGATTGAATGTAGAGTATGTCCCTTCTGTTGATTATTCAGCGCTTGTCACTGCATTTGAACGCGGTGAAATCCAGCTTGCCTGGTTTGGCGGCCTTACTGGTGTACAGGCAAGAAACCTAGTTCCTGAAGCAGAGGCATTTGCACAGAGACCAATTGATGAAAAGTTCAAATCTGTATTTATTGCCCACACTGATGTTGAAGTTGAGGGTCTTGAAGGTATCAAAGGAAAGTCATTTACTTTTGGCAGTGAAAGTTCTACATCCGGTCACCTAATGCCCCGATATTTCATGATGGAAGCTGGCATAGACCCTGATCAGGACCTTGATGGAAAGCCTAATTACTCCGGTTCTCATGATAAGACCTATAAGCTTGTGGAATCAGGGGCGTACCAGACGGGTGCATTGAATATCTCTGTGTGGGAAGCAGCTGTCAAAGAGGGCAAAGTAGATGAATCAAAGGTTAAAGTTATTTATACAACACCTGAATACTATGATTACAACTGGACATTAAACAAAATGGATGATGAAACTAAAGCAAAATTAAAAGAAGCCATTCTCTCCATGACTTCAGAGGATAATGAAATCATGGAATTATTGCAGACTGATAAATTCATAGAGACAAAGAATGAAAATTACGAAGCCATAGAAAAGGTTGCAAAGCAACTCAAGATCATCAAGTAG
- the selD gene encoding selenide, water dikinase SelD has protein sequence MILRKRKSILFVEVIRLSEHEKIRLTSLSTKAGUGCKISPEDLTQVLRLLPEQEPVPELLVGHETSDDAGVYKLTDDIALIQTIDYFTPIVDDPYMFGQIAAANALSDVYAMGGEPKTVLNIVGYPVKKLGPDMLAEILRGAGDKVKEAGAVTIGGHSIDDQEPKFGLSVTGLAHPGSIWKNVGAEPGDLLVLSKPIGVGIMTTGIKRSAVTVEQEQAVTETMALLNKSAADALKEFTPHAVTDVTGFGLLGHGSEIARGSNVSFEISLSKVPVLDGTYDLAAKGVVPGGSKSNHKWLEGDVAYEDLSTEEQLVLCDAITSGGLLVSLPESEAERYVEALKNKGLDHAAIVGKVTEKKDKLIYVKR, from the coding sequence ATGATTTTAAGAAAAAGAAAGAGTATACTTTTTGTGGAGGTGATCAGGTTGAGTGAACATGAAAAAATCCGTTTGACTTCTTTATCAACTAAGGCTGGCTGAGGATGCAAAATCAGTCCTGAGGACTTGACGCAAGTTTTGCGTCTATTGCCAGAGCAGGAACCTGTTCCTGAATTGCTAGTTGGACATGAAACATCCGATGATGCAGGTGTATATAAACTGACTGATGATATCGCCCTGATCCAAACGATAGATTATTTCACCCCGATTGTGGATGACCCGTATATGTTTGGGCAAATTGCGGCAGCAAATGCATTGAGTGACGTCTATGCAATGGGCGGTGAACCTAAAACAGTTCTTAATATAGTAGGATATCCTGTCAAAAAGCTTGGCCCGGATATGCTTGCTGAGATATTAAGAGGTGCCGGCGACAAGGTAAAAGAAGCAGGTGCAGTAACGATTGGAGGCCATTCCATCGATGATCAGGAACCAAAATTCGGTTTATCCGTAACAGGTTTGGCCCATCCTGGATCCATCTGGAAAAATGTCGGTGCAGAACCGGGCGATTTGCTTGTGCTTTCAAAACCAATTGGTGTTGGCATCATGACTACAGGAATCAAGCGCAGTGCAGTCACTGTGGAACAAGAGCAGGCGGTAACCGAAACAATGGCATTACTGAATAAATCTGCGGCAGATGCGCTCAAGGAATTTACACCGCATGCTGTTACGGATGTCACTGGATTCGGGTTGCTAGGCCATGGAAGTGAAATTGCGCGAGGAAGCAATGTAAGTTTTGAAATCTCACTATCTAAAGTACCTGTATTAGATGGGACATATGATTTGGCTGCAAAAGGAGTCGTTCCTGGAGGATCAAAATCCAACCATAAATGGCTGGAAGGTGATGTGGCTTATGAAGACCTCTCAACAGAAGAGCAATTAGTGCTGTGTGATGCGATCACTTCTGGCGGCCTTCTTGTTTCCCTTCCTGAAAGCGAAGCTGAAAGATACGTGGAAGCATTGAAAAACAAAGGGCTTGACCATGCGGCAATAGTTGGGAAAGTCACAGAAAAGAAAGATAAACTGATTTATGTAAAAAGGTGA
- a CDS encoding ABC transporter permease subunit, with translation MDKKWLSFELHKRKILSLILLLAFIISLFSIEWNKDLIHSKGLDTAKQIATAFFTPDLSGDILLLAMESSWTTLSYAAAGMSLAIVIAFFYGVPASGIIVADGKGKRYIRSFFRGQLGFMRAIHELVWAWLFVASIGLSPFAAIFALAIPYGGILGRIFADMLEDVSKEPIKGLEAAGATKLQTLWYGYLPMVRANITSYAMYRFECAVRSSAIMSFVGIGGLGYQIQLSLDDLHYDEVWTFVFFLIILVIMIDLWSNQLRKRLVQ, from the coding sequence ATGGATAAAAAATGGTTGAGCTTTGAGCTGCATAAACGAAAAATTCTTTCACTGATCCTTTTGCTGGCATTTATAATAAGCCTATTTTCTATCGAATGGAATAAAGACTTGATCCATAGCAAAGGGTTAGATACCGCAAAGCAAATTGCGACAGCATTCTTCACGCCTGATTTGTCCGGTGACATCTTGCTTCTGGCCATGGAGTCAAGCTGGACCACTCTTTCCTACGCTGCTGCTGGTATGAGTCTGGCAATTGTCATTGCCTTTTTCTACGGTGTTCCCGCCTCGGGGATAATAGTGGCGGATGGGAAAGGCAAACGTTATATCCGGAGTTTTTTTAGAGGGCAGCTTGGATTCATGAGAGCGATTCATGAACTTGTATGGGCGTGGTTATTCGTCGCTTCGATTGGTCTCTCCCCTTTTGCGGCGATTTTCGCATTGGCTATCCCCTATGGCGGTATCCTCGGAAGGATTTTTGCAGACATGCTTGAAGATGTCTCCAAGGAACCGATCAAAGGTTTGGAAGCTGCAGGCGCAACAAAACTGCAAACTTTATGGTATGGTTATTTGCCAATGGTCAGGGCTAATATTACAAGTTATGCGATGTATCGATTTGAATGTGCTGTTCGTTCATCTGCGATTATGAGTTTTGTCGGGATCGGCGGCCTGGGGTATCAAATTCAGCTGAGTCTAGATGACCTTCATTATGATGAAGTCTGGACTTTTGTGTTTTTCTTGATCATCCTTGTCATCATGATCGATCTGTGGAGCAATCAATTAAGAAAGAGGCTGGTCCAATGA
- a CDS encoding ABC transporter permease subunit yields the protein MKKRRISFITVSVYALLLLGTASWISIFMIEKASLSLLFSEQNLYYAGKFFKGLFGIGEESPAFLNVESWKNALDLTLETLFMSVMATGFSTIAALLTVVPAARNIADGSLTLVKKWHGWLSFGAVRGGYIFSRAVPELVWAMIIIFIFKPGLLPGAIALALHNFGILGKLFAEVIEDLDSRPVRNLSSSGAGRLQLLLYGVLPAALPRFLTYILYRWEVIMRTTIVVGFVGAGGLGQQFKLSMSFFHYTDITLLLLFYLLLVFAADFISEKARWFIK from the coding sequence ATGAAAAAACGGAGAATAAGCTTTATAACTGTCTCTGTTTATGCTCTGCTGTTACTGGGTACTGCATCCTGGATTTCTATATTCATGATTGAAAAGGCAAGCTTATCTTTACTTTTTTCAGAGCAGAATCTTTATTATGCAGGCAAGTTCTTTAAAGGGCTTTTTGGAATAGGAGAAGAAAGCCCTGCCTTCTTGAATGTTGAAAGCTGGAAAAATGCTTTGGATCTTACACTTGAAACATTGTTCATGAGTGTTATGGCGACTGGCTTCTCGACCATCGCCGCACTTCTGACTGTTGTCCCGGCAGCCCGGAATATTGCCGACGGATCCCTGACGCTGGTGAAGAAATGGCATGGATGGCTCTCTTTCGGCGCTGTTCGCGGAGGCTATATATTTTCTCGTGCGGTCCCTGAGCTTGTTTGGGCAATGATCATTATCTTTATCTTCAAACCTGGACTGTTGCCCGGAGCAATCGCACTTGCTCTTCATAATTTCGGCATTCTTGGCAAGCTTTTTGCAGAGGTCATTGAAGATTTAGACTCCAGACCGGTACGAAATCTTTCTTCAAGCGGCGCTGGCCGTCTGCAGCTATTATTGTATGGTGTACTGCCAGCTGCTTTGCCACGTTTTTTGACATATATACTCTACCGCTGGGAGGTTATCATGCGGACGACGATCGTTGTGGGATTTGTTGGCGCAGGCGGATTGGGACAGCAATTCAAGTTAAGCATGAGCTTCTTTCATTACACTGATATAACCCTCTTGCTATTATTCTATTTGCTCCTGGTATTTGCAGCTGACTTCATTTCAGAAAAAGCAAGATGGTTCATAAAATAA
- the arcA gene encoding arginine deiminase — protein sequence MKYPLNVTSEIGELKSVVLHRPGKEVENLTPKYLERLLFDDIPYLPAVQKEHDYFADVLRNRGVEVLYLEKLMEESLHSEELQQQFIDQVLNESKSNLNGSRKTVEEYLHSFSTDEMIRKVMSGVLKSEIEQEKKIHLHELLDDYYPFFLDPMPNLYFTRDPAAVIGNGVSLNKMCEGARKRESLFMDFIMKHHPRFSTHDIPHWYDRDEYYPLEGGDELVLSPEVIAIGVSARTSAQAIEKLAKRIFSRNSTIKKVVAVEIPKLRAYMHLDTVFTMVDHEKFTIHHGIEGPNGHMKIYILEKGQELDNLKISERSNLTKTLKEVLGLQELVLIPCGGGHEIAAAREQWNDGSNTLAIAPGVVVTYDRNYVSNDLLRKNGVEVIEIPSSELSRGRGGPRCMSMPIYRKDL from the coding sequence ATGAAATACCCTTTGAATGTAACATCTGAAATTGGTGAGTTAAAATCCGTAGTACTTCACCGGCCAGGAAAGGAAGTTGAAAACCTGACTCCTAAATACCTGGAACGGCTTCTTTTTGATGATATCCCCTATTTACCGGCAGTGCAGAAAGAACATGACTATTTCGCGGATGTATTAAGAAACCGTGGCGTAGAGGTACTTTATCTGGAAAAGTTAATGGAAGAATCATTACACTCAGAAGAGCTGCAACAACAGTTCATAGATCAAGTATTGAATGAAAGCAAGAGCAACCTGAATGGCTCGAGAAAAACAGTTGAGGAGTATCTTCATTCTTTTTCAACTGATGAAATGATTCGAAAAGTCATGTCCGGAGTACTAAAGTCAGAAATCGAGCAAGAGAAAAAAATTCATTTACATGAGCTGCTTGATGATTACTACCCCTTCTTCCTGGATCCGATGCCAAACCTTTATTTTACAAGAGACCCAGCAGCAGTGATTGGGAATGGTGTCTCTCTTAACAAGATGTGTGAAGGGGCAAGAAAAAGAGAATCTTTATTTATGGACTTCATCATGAAACACCATCCCCGATTCTCGACTCATGATATCCCCCATTGGTACGATCGGGATGAATATTATCCATTAGAAGGCGGAGACGAGTTGGTCCTCAGTCCTGAAGTAATTGCGATTGGGGTTAGTGCAAGAACATCTGCCCAGGCAATTGAAAAATTGGCGAAACGGATATTTTCAAGAAATAGCACGATTAAAAAAGTGGTGGCTGTTGAAATCCCTAAATTAAGAGCATATATGCATTTGGACACTGTCTTTACCATGGTGGACCATGAGAAGTTCACGATTCATCACGGAATCGAAGGACCGAATGGCCATATGAAAATCTATATTTTAGAAAAAGGACAGGAACTTGACAACCTCAAAATATCAGAACGTTCCAATCTGACGAAAACACTGAAAGAAGTCCTCGGCCTGCAAGAGCTCGTATTGATTCCTTGTGGAGGCGGACATGAAATCGCAGCGGCCCGCGAACAATGGAACGACGGCTCCAATACACTTGCGATTGCTCCAGGTGTGGTCGTCACTTATGACCGTAACTATGTTTCAAATGACTTGTTGCGCAAAAATGGTGTGGAAGTCATCGAGATTCCAAGTTCGGAGCTATCAAGAGGAAGAGGCGGCCCTCGCTGCATGAGCATGCCGATTTATCGTAAGGATCTTTAA
- a CDS encoding phosphonate ABC transporter ATP-binding protein, translating to MQEIIGLHQISKVYERKIALSSLSLTVNKGELIGLIGPSGAGKTTLLNMLAGILSPDQGQILIDGRPLSEFRDQKKRAKKIGIIRQQFDLVGELPVIHNVLVGRLSEWGIFKSLLSMLIPQDKEYAIQALNRVGLPEKLYEKTSSLSGGEQQRVALARLLVQSPEIILADEPVASLDPARAEDVLELLVKIALEENQTVIASLHSVEYARKYFDRLIALKDGELFFDLPASSVTDEHIKSLYRLKETS from the coding sequence ATGCAAGAAATAATAGGTCTTCATCAAATATCAAAAGTCTATGAGCGGAAGATAGCCTTATCTTCCCTCTCTTTAACTGTAAATAAAGGAGAATTGATAGGGCTTATTGGCCCAAGCGGGGCTGGTAAAACAACTTTACTGAACATGCTGGCAGGCATTCTATCACCGGATCAAGGTCAAATCCTGATAGACGGCCGCCCTTTATCCGAGTTTAGGGACCAGAAAAAGAGAGCCAAAAAAATCGGCATCATTCGTCAACAGTTTGACCTCGTTGGTGAGCTTCCGGTCATCCATAATGTTCTTGTCGGGCGGCTGTCTGAATGGGGCATCTTTAAATCCCTCCTTTCCATGCTGATCCCTCAGGATAAGGAATATGCCATTCAGGCACTGAATCGTGTTGGATTGCCAGAAAAATTATATGAAAAAACCTCTTCCCTCTCAGGCGGAGAACAACAACGGGTTGCACTTGCCAGGCTGCTTGTCCAAAGCCCTGAAATCATTTTAGCTGATGAGCCAGTCGCATCTCTGGATCCTGCCCGTGCGGAAGATGTGCTTGAATTATTGGTTAAAATCGCTTTGGAAGAGAACCAAACAGTGATTGCAAGCCTTCATTCGGTCGAATATGCAAGGAAATACTTCGATAGATTGATAGCCCTTAAAGATGGTGAACTCTTCTTTGATCTCCCCGCTTCCTCCGTGACTGATGAACATATCAAGAGCCTTTACAGACTAAAGGAGACTTCCTGA
- a CDS encoding glycine C-acetyltransferase — protein sequence MSSKTLDQFLNENLEDLKGKGLYNVIDPLESPNGPIITINGKDMVNLSSNNYLGLATDERLKKAADEAIEKYGVGAGAVRTINGTLKLHLELEEILAKFKKTEAAIAYQSGFMCNMAAISAVMDKNDAILSDELNHASIIDGCRLSRAKIIRFNHSDMEDLRAKAKEAKESGQYNKIMVITDGVFSMDGDIAKLPEIVEIAEEFDLITYVDDAHGSGVLGEGAGTVKHFGLSDKVDFQIGTLSKAIGVVGGYVAGKQNLIDWLKVRSRPFLFSTSLTPADVAASIKAIEILMDSTELNERLWDNANYLKDGLQKLGFDIGHSETPITPCIIGDEVKTQQFSKRLYEERVYAKSIVFPTVPRGTGRVRNMPSAAHTKEMLDEALAIYEKVGKELEII from the coding sequence ATGTCTAGTAAAACATTAGATCAATTTTTAAATGAGAACCTTGAGGATTTAAAAGGGAAGGGTCTATATAATGTGATCGATCCATTAGAAAGCCCTAATGGTCCAATCATAACAATCAATGGGAAAGACATGGTCAACCTTTCCTCTAATAACTATCTTGGACTTGCTACTGATGAGAGATTGAAAAAGGCTGCAGATGAAGCTATTGAAAAATATGGCGTTGGTGCCGGAGCAGTACGTACAATTAACGGTACACTCAAACTGCACCTTGAGCTAGAGGAAATACTGGCGAAATTCAAAAAGACTGAAGCCGCGATTGCCTACCAGTCAGGATTCATGTGCAATATGGCGGCGATTTCAGCTGTTATGGATAAAAATGATGCCATCCTGTCTGATGAACTGAACCATGCATCCATAATCGATGGATGCCGTTTATCCAGAGCGAAGATCATCCGCTTCAACCACTCTGATATGGAAGATCTTCGGGCAAAAGCGAAAGAAGCTAAGGAGTCAGGCCAGTACAATAAAATCATGGTCATCACCGACGGCGTGTTCTCGATGGATGGAGACATTGCAAAACTTCCGGAAATTGTCGAAATCGCAGAAGAATTCGACCTCATTACATACGTCGATGATGCACACGGTTCAGGAGTACTGGGTGAAGGTGCTGGAACTGTTAAGCATTTTGGCCTTTCAGACAAGGTCGATTTCCAAATTGGAACTCTCTCAAAAGCTATTGGTGTAGTAGGAGGATATGTTGCAGGGAAACAGAACCTGATTGATTGGCTGAAGGTAAGAAGCCGTCCGTTCCTATTCTCGACATCATTGACACCAGCAGACGTTGCTGCCAGCATAAAAGCGATTGAAATCCTGATGGATAGCACAGAATTGAATGAAAGGTTATGGGATAACGCGAACTACCTGAAGGATGGTCTGCAAAAGCTTGGTTTTGATATTGGCCATTCTGAGACGCCGATCACTCCATGTATCATTGGTGATGAAGTCAAGACACAGCAGTTCAGCAAGAGACTGTACGAAGAGAGAGTATATGCAAAATCCATCGTATTTCCTACCGTACCTCGTGGAACTGGCCGTGTAAGGAATATGCCTTCAGCGGCACACACTAAGGAAATGCTGGATGAGGCACTGGCTATTTATGAAAAAGTAGGCAAGGAATTAGAGATTATTTAA
- a CDS encoding YqcI/YcgG family protein: MTVTNSYLFTNADMVNPDLVPEWVIEEYKNFRDVVTHREFPCYFGMSAEKKGELRYSYITRDNWEQLPGAIEEFIGLFDESKPLIRHGLFVFVEPEMEEETIQYYREYFWNVLQFLHEKDTKPWPADYPTDPDHHLWAFSFAGEPFFAFGNAPAYKQRKTRDLGNSLVIGFQPRRIFDGLEGTSKGGIMSREKVRERVEKWDNLPKHPNVSHYGDPDHREWKMYFIGDDSKPIEGKCPFHHK; this comes from the coding sequence ATGACAGTTACCAATAGCTATTTATTTACAAATGCAGATATGGTCAATCCTGACCTTGTACCTGAATGGGTTATAGAAGAATATAAAAATTTCCGTGATGTAGTCACTCATCGAGAGTTTCCATGTTATTTTGGAATGTCTGCGGAGAAAAAAGGGGAGCTCCGCTACTCATATATCACCCGGGACAATTGGGAACAGTTGCCGGGGGCCATAGAAGAGTTCATTGGTTTATTTGACGAATCAAAACCTCTTATCAGGCATGGTTTGTTTGTATTTGTAGAGCCTGAAATGGAAGAGGAGACAATTCAGTATTACCGTGAATACTTCTGGAATGTTCTTCAATTTTTACATGAGAAAGACACAAAGCCGTGGCCAGCCGATTATCCTACAGATCCTGACCATCACTTATGGGCATTTTCATTTGCAGGGGAACCATTCTTTGCTTTTGGTAATGCTCCGGCCTATAAGCAGAGGAAAACGAGGGACCTCGGGAATAGTCTTGTCATCGGTTTCCAGCCGCGACGAATTTTCGATGGTCTTGAAGGAACTTCGAAGGGCGGGATCATGTCCCGTGAAAAGGTAAGAGAGCGCGTTGAAAAGTGGGACAACCTGCCGAAGCATCCAAATGTGAGTCATTATGGCGACCCTGATCACAGGGAATGGAAAATGTATTTTATTGGGGATGACAGCAAGCCAATAGAAGGGAAATGCCCTTTTCATCATAAATAA
- a CDS encoding AbrB/MazE/SpoVT family DNA-binding domain-containing protein: protein MKATGIVRKTDQLGRVVIPMELRKKLSIGESDPLEIFVDEDMIILKKYQPDLTCLITGTISSDNMSLANGRIILSKEGAEQLIKELQSYLATN, encoded by the coding sequence ATGAAAGCTACTGGAATCGTGAGGAAAACGGATCAGCTGGGTAGAGTGGTCATTCCGATGGAGCTAAGGAAAAAGCTGAGTATCGGTGAGAGCGATCCGCTCGAAATATTCGTTGATGAGGATATGATTATCCTGAAGAAATACCAGCCAGATCTGACTTGTCTCATAACCGGTACAATCAGCAGTGATAACATGTCACTGGCCAATGGAAGAATCATCTTAAGCAAAGAAGGAGCCGAGCAATTGATAAAAGAGCTCCAAAGCTACCTGGCGACCAACTAG